The genomic segment CGATTAGCTAGACAATCGATTTTCTATTGTCCTCGCCGCGGACAAATTACAGATTAAACTCAGATTTACGTTTTGTTTGACCTACCACGTTTAACCACTGCCTTTTCAGTCACAAAATCAAAGCCCATTGTATTCCCTTctttaacttgttgacaataagGTCTTTTAAATTCATTATCTTGATCGTCTGGTTGAAAAATTAATTTGGTAGCGTTGAATTTATGACCTAAGATATCCATACCTGATTGTGGGGTAttgttacaaaactattagttACTTTGCTTGACAACTTCATTATTGGCTCATTATAAGACATTTGATTGAACGACTAGGTGTGGAGAATTTAGTGGCATAATGTActgtaattataaaatgatttgCTTCTTTATCGCTCGGCACAAAATCTACTTACTAGCTCAATATGTTTACCTAggaatacatcattttgacgTTAAAGATcgttttatctttgaccctgtTTGGCAAATATTAATCTCTTATAATATAATCATGATGTATAATGTCAATTTAAGTTACCTCTACCCGGATACTAGATGTTATTTTCGAGGATTTTGTCTTTTAGTCAATTTCTTCAATATCGAGTACAACAAACTTGTGagctttttctttattatttatcggTCTATGCGGAATGCCATAAATCACAATTATCcctttaaacaaaacaaacttgACAACTAAAGCTAATAAAGATACAAATCTTCCTTGTTGTCACTAATGGTCAACATTCCAACAGTATCGCGTGTCTCCAACATGTTATGCGCCATAATAAAAGTTTCGTCACaaagtgaaaaaaataacagattacgcattcaaaacaaataaaagtttaGTACCAATAAAAATTCAGCAATTACCACCTCCTCACattcatattataattttatttcactcATTATCGTGAGTAAGATAAGCTGTGAAGTTATATCGGTAGTTAAATCCACTTGATTTATCTCCTCTGTGCCAATAGGTTCGAACTTTAAATTTTCGATTTCTTTTACTGCATTAGCTTCTGCTCTATCAATTGCCTTTCCATCTTCTACCTTATCATTGACAACTTAAGCATCACGTGTTGCATGTACGGTTGcatttttgtttgtgtttttattcattttgtgTCTTGTTTATTGACTCCGAACCTAACCTTTCAAAGTACACTTTGACATATTTGAAAGCATGCTATGCATAATTCCACTATTTGAAAGTAATCTAACACACGAtaagtatttacttttaattaataaaatacagtaaatattcattattatgtaTGCGATTGGATTCGAATGTCGATACATAATCgattttattaatgaaacaatataaattaatgaatatgaatatcgATCGCTAGGAACTCGGGTTACCAAATGAATTTAAAGTAGCAAATATACTAATACTAATAAAATTACTAATGATATTTATACTAATAGAGTCACAACAGACAACAAATTTGAAACTCTAGAAGTTCAAGATTACAAAATTagcaaattaaataatatagaaatcaaaataattcaGGTGAGACTGATAATAAAGACATTTCAAAAATGACATTTAAAAGTGTGTAATGCTCTGTATCGGGGCCAGTTAAACTCGTAGTTTTCTTTCTTACTATAGCATGTacgcataaaatcttttcacgtattcaatttacaggaagaaaacatctcgaagtatgcaaactgagtggttccgctggggagtatgctctgtaGTGGGGCCACTTTAATCTGTTATTACTTTAGCACGTACGCATAAAATCTTCttacgtacactatgtacgtggTGCGTACATTGAACTATATCATCTTCagctgaattggaggtggtggccccgcaaCAGACCATCACACTTGAAAGTGTTGCAGAAACTCGATCAGTTACAATATTACTTTTGTCTTTAAAACAAGACTCTTTGTAAAATAAGtgcacatttttctttaatattttgcATGAACCTTAAATGATTTAATTATTTCCATCCCGCATTACCACTTTCTTAAatcacttcttcttatcgtgtgggttgtgaggtggaataccagcctcatcaaccctggtgtcagggttatgatcgagctgccaaatgcccctgacatggctcatgtaacgtttactcctttacatcagtaaatagtaaccgagaccaacggcttaacgtgccttccgaagtacagatcatcttactttcggacaatcaggtgatcagcctgtaatgtcccaactaaactaaggatcacaaagtgatttttgtgatatgtccccaccgggattcgaaccctccgGATTTTAAGttcaacggtcaaccactggaccacaaaggccgttaaATCACCAATAAGCCGGGTGAAGCCATGTTGTCACCCACCTACACCATAGCAACCCTCCTTCTTACCCCACACCTCTCGGATTCCATTCGCTCACTGCATTCACACGATCTCATAATCCACCATTCACATGCGTACACGGTCCATCTAAATTTTTACGACGTCCAACGTCGGAATCCAAACGCTCTTTGATTGCTATATCAATAAATTATCTAAATCCAGCTTTCCGCTAATTATCGATAGACAAACTTACTGTTTCAGCTCCTAAAAACACGTCACCTTCCATTTTATTAAGATGTTTCTCTTTTAAAACGGTAAAGTTATGTTGGTCGACGGTGCCCCATCGTAGTAGGTATAAAATTTCTAAGAAATTATTCATCGTCATaacttgttttataataaatctaATGGAGAACTGATCGTTTACATTATATGATGTATTAagagttttatttactttatttttattggcaCGGTTTTAATAGACACTTTGTTATACTAGTACCTAAATGTCGACAAAGGAatatgaataattaaaacacataatggccccgattcctgcagacaccgcctaattttattttaagttatatccgtcattttcatatccgtcgaaaaggaaagggacggatgattcacagctcttaattttaggaagaatgagtaaatgaatgaataacccgggcgaatcaaaaggtacgtcgctggtatgcaatccgtttgacgtgctgtctacttaactgtgtcgggttattgacggatgtaaaatttttagacggttggtttagatttgtgcttaaaattgaggtgagttccataaattttatgcttgtcgattacccgtccctttccttttcggcggataagaaaatgacagatataacttaaaataaaattagatggtatttacaggaattagcaccaatacccgtttttaccgcgttaatcagggatatgacaatcccgatatttcaacactgttgcaagtgccatgatcacgagaCGGGTCAATACTAAACGCAAACTATCCAAATTTCAAAGGTAAATTTTGATACTCTAGACTTCTATACAATAAACAAATTTAATCTTATAAGTAAATTTAATAAAGTCTATCAACTATCCATCGCGTTGAATTAAAAAAGGAAGTACTATTAGGCAGTGTTCACACCAAACTGACTGTCAGCCGCCGACAGTGAGCGAGCGTTACGCAGTGTATTGTAATTCCATACATATTCGCTTTTTCGTTCACACCAAACCGACAATACGCCATGACGCTATGCGTAGACGCTGATAGTCGGCGGCCGACTAATAAAGTGCGTCACTACCGCCGCGGACGCTGATTGGCTACGCGGCTGAACGCCAGCGTATTGGATTCAAATCGGCCGGCGGATTGTTTTCAATTCAGTTAATAGTCGTTAATTCAGTTAAAGCTTAATGTGAACAAaaaataccatttatttttacgttcacACTGAGGCTTATAGTGAGCCTGCGCACAATCGGCGGCTGACTATACGTTTGGTGTGAACACGCACTTAGCGTGCGTGTAGCGCAAACTATACGTCTTTCGGAACGATTCCttcacacaaaaaatattattttacattttatttttaaccacagtttatgtatatttaataccTCTTTATGGAGCTACTGAGTCTGGGTAGGGTTTTATGTAGTAGGGTTTTATGTCCTgcgatatattttttgttcatATTTGTTTTAAAGATTATGTTCTGATACTTgcgtacttttttattttacggcGTTTAAGTCAGGCGTAATgtagtttagttttatattCATAGTTTAGTTTCATACGCCATCGTTTACgggttaagtaggtaggtatgttgttTTAAGCATTTCGATCAGTGGTTCGCAACCTTGTTTTGATTAAGGACCATTTGGTTAAACAAACTGTAATAATCTTTTAAATGATCgccaaatcattatttttttttaatctttggtAGGTGGGGTGGCTAACCTAActcaaaaatatcattattcaaTTAGAGTTACAGTTAGTTAGAGTTACAGTTAGTTAGAGTTAGAGTTACATAGTTAGgttgaatcgtcattttatatattaagtatattttttttgtcgttaGTTTTATCCGTCTTAAACTACTTGCAAGAAAACCCTCTGAATAGATAGACTTCCATCTTGTTAGtcgtgacataacataacataatctctcGACTATAtaccaaatggggtagtcagaggtacacccatcgcaagatggaaTAAGTACCCACCTGAGCTTTGTGGTCATGCCATgactaatataaataattatcttattttatgtgttttttttacctacttatttgagATAAATGTACGGAATGTAATTcatataagaaaataatttagatttttttctaaatgCCTAGACTACTACTAGACTAGactcgaacctgtgaccttaaTACAAGTCTTGCATCTTCCACTGACCCTCACGAGTTCATTCCAATCCCTGATATATACCACCTATAAACTCAATCCTCTTTGATCCTAGCAAGTTTCCACAACCACTATAGCAACTATGGAAGCAAAGTGCGCAGCTTTACGCGTATATAAAACCATTATGCTAAGCCGGTAGCGATTTACTGCGATACAGTTGAACTATGTATAAAAATACATGTTATACTTATACACAAACAACTCACATTTTTGTAATCCCTAGCAAGATTAAGAGCCaggaattaaatttatttattcaaaaaataaaatgaaataaaataaaataaaacgtgttttaaaaataaatatattatattttattaatattatatattatatacttttttattatattttattaatataaaatatattgtattttacatttgtaaatagatattaataatagatacaaaatataaaatccaAGAAAGCCCTTTtcgaagaacgcgtgacttacatctgaattcgactttatgactttgaatccatgtttggatcatagatggttcatatcacgtggtttccaggttttgtgcgcggttaatggcaataggcgcgACCcctattacttacctaaatgttTTGATTtacaacatagctggcgaggaatgggtgtgtaatgtatgtatattatacacctctgcctaccccttcggagacacaggcgtgatgctttgttaggTATGTCATATAGTTCATTCTTTGttgtgtaatttatttaaatctactccctctctctctctctctctctctctccttggcatttattattcccatctgatttttatttaaatctacCAAGATATTTATGTAAATTGTTGAAACTTTTTACCACAAAATCAGTGCCACcacgtattttattttgatcgATAGCCATTAAAAGCTAATAATAGCCCGTGTAATAGGCAGATAAAAAGTACTTTACATACTTTTACAtgattaaaatataaactaggGATGTAATTTAGCGATAAAATTCAGATTTTGGACAATTCATTATAGATTATAACGTCTTAATATTGATTTATTACTTTGTTatttgttatacagggtgttagtgacatcgtaacgaaaactttgagggatgattgagaccatgattctgagttgataaaaagtggaattttccgtcacaaaagtatggcactataaataattaaaaaaaacacaaaaaagtaatgaattttccgaatgAAAATTCtacctgatatcaactcagaatcatggtctgaatcatccccctcagtattcgttacgacgtcactaacaccctgtaataaAGCGTATTTGAAAAtgtttcccgagaaatgcgtttcgggggtatgtgatctaacctgtattgggctggttttccctacgcgggttggaagataacaagcagtcgcttctgtgaaaaaccggacctgtcaaatcttcaagttagggaAGCGTACCCTGTGAATACGGAATAACTCTAGGGAAATTATGAAGTATTTGAAAATGTTGTATTTTATGTAAAGCAAACGTTTACCTACTCATCAACTTcgtagcattatcctgttttacacagggtctgcttacctaacctgtagatttggcAGGTTTGGTGTACATCATACTTTtttttcatcttactttttcggacaatcgggtgattcaagcctgaaagtcctaaccaaacaaaggacagtctcacaaaagtgatttcgacaatgtccccattgggaatcaaacccggacctccagatcctaacgctctaaccactagaccacggaggctttttCATATGATATGACGTTGACGTGATGTATGATATGACGTTATAATTTTGGTATTATTATGTTAGCGGTAGCGTTATAAAATACTGCTGAAGCAGATTCGAATGGGGGAAGAGACGAGTGAACATTGCGGTTTTAGCAATTCCTTTAAGGTCAATAAAATTAAGGTCATGTCTAATCAACATATTGATACCGAAAGTAATAATAGAGTAGCAGATGTGTAGTAGTTGAAATTGTCcgaaatccgtgcttcggaaggcacgttaagccgttagtcctggttactacttactgatgtaagtaagtagtcgttacatgagccatgtcagcctttggcggctcaatagcaaccctggcaccagggttgatgaggttggcactccacctcacaacccacacgatagaagaagaagaaccagCGGGCtgagcaccgtaagcacgcgactctttctcgccgcgacagagatcatctgtctctttctgtgcagtactgtgagagagtgacgggtgacgtatgtcgaggcgagaaaaaGTCGCGCTTACGGTGCGAAGCCCGCTGGTTGATACTTAACATCGGAGTATTATTGATCTTACGTTTGTATTGTTTCCAGGTGCTGTGTGGGGCAGTGGCGGGTGCAGGCGACGTGATGGCGAACGTGAGCCGCGTGCGCCGCTCGCCGCAACCTCACCATCCGCACCGCGTGCTGTTAGTACCTACAATATTCTTCTTTATTCGTGACCCGTAATgtgctattcagaggcggaggacaggagttctagtacggctttgtaatagactactctgggcgccatcccactcgcgtcagacagagtactgcggggcggaaggcaagagggaaacaactgccctatttttccctaaaaaagtagcatggaaaatgctgcaccgacaagagcgtggctcttaaattgattcaaattcaaatatatctttattcagtaggtaacatagttacactttgaatcgtcaattttacataacgaacgtctcatccgcctaaaactactgcagcttctcacaacctgtatagccggggaaaagaagctgcaagaaaaacctcggcacagggtcctagacgttctttaaaaaaataaaaataaacataaaattatggtatacaattgagtaatttagctgcctaatatcagttctcagacagttaatcccatgcattcatatcttctaaataatcactaactttataataaccttttttgtaaagtttttgtttagctactgtcttaaaacagttgaaaggcaaattctgaatgtcaatgggaatcttattgtaaaaacgtatacattgccccttaaaagatttagtaatcttatgtaatcgactgacttgtaaagcaagtttattattcctggtattatgatgatgatgaatgtgctgttcccgggaatattcccgttgtaaaagttatttaatagtAGGGAGAGAAAAcggctggttttctttttcaaattattgttTCTTGAtactggtcttatctgcctgaaaggttagataataaagcaatttttactaggttttgcgcctttttactagCGCATACTTACTTCGAATCTGctttgttttcttctttttcccTGGTTTTCTTTCCCTGAATTTCTCCTTAAGAGTGGTGTCGTTCTTAATTAAttcttcaataaataaaatatcagttTTCATCAATGTACTCTATGATATTAAGCATGAATTACAAAATTCCAGGACGGATGAGGAGTTAGACGCGACGGCGGCGTGGAAGCGGTCGCACTGGCGTGAGATGCAGTCCATCCTGCGGCACGAAGGTTCCAACAGGGAAGTCGTCGAGTGCTGCCCCTCGGTGCTCGAGATGGTCGCCAAGAAAGGCGGCCGCACCCCCACAGGCCTCTACGTAGAACTGTACGAGGATGGCGAGAACAAACAGCGCCTGTACGAACTGTCCTGCGCGCCAGGAGTCGTCGACAAGCCCTGCCGCTTCGTCGACGCCCGCCTCTACAACCAGTCGCGTTGCGTCCAAAAATACTCTTACTCTTACGCGTTAGTGCGGTATTCCGCAGCCACCGAGATGCCCCAACACCGGCACAGGACTGAGGGACATTTCTCCGTGCCAGGCTCCGGTGGCTGGTCGATGGACTATGTGATAGTTCGGGCAGGTTGTGAGTGCCAAATTACTCCTCCGAAGAGGAAAAGTGCGCATAGGAAACGGCTCGAGCGGCACCGCCAGAGGAAGAAAAACAAGCGGCTCGAGGAAGAAGATGAGACTTGATTGTGGTGGAGTGCTAGTGACAATCCAGTGGGACATTGAACAAATTGCGGAGTCTTCCCGGTTTAGTGTAAGGTGTGTTTTGGCATCTGATAACGGCATCTTGGAAATCTTAAGGGCGCTATTTCAGTAGtgggaaattattcgggattgGATTCATCATCTCCAgaaacagaatcatttattcaacgtaattatcatggataaacttgttgaaggtcaatgtaacatttttgaatttccgtcatttcgcaaggtgttatggctgaggagaagaaatgacaagaaactgcaacagcatctccctagcattatcccgttctttacagggttcacttacctaacctgaagatttgacaggtttggtGTACAGAAGCAACTGGTTGTGTGACCTTAACAACTCTTATCTATTGAAATTGTAGCCAATCACAGGACAGTACTTCTAGCTGCCTGATACTGGTACCCTTATTCTAAGATATTCACTTGACTTTGTACTCAGTTGAGACCACCTCAAGGGCTTCATCGAACTCAGCTCAGAAAAAATAGtgtttacagaagtgactgcctgtttgaccttccaacccgaaagaTACCGGATGCAGGTTTTATTCGGGATTCCGTTGCCGGCAATTAGTTGGTCGCGTAATCAGGTCAGGTTATCCTTTATGCTGCATGCATTCTTTTGGTGGCGTCATCATGGTGTCCAAGTAATATAGGGCCCTTAGAATATTAGTATTACAGTCTATGTTGAATGGTGTCTTTCAATTAGTGTtcactcatgagcaatataatgtacccactttaggactctgtcgcactaacatatttgacattaagtgagacttacagttcaatttgtcaaaaaagttaatgtgacatggtaccaaagtgtatacatattaatgctcgtgaccgttcactTAAGAGTCTTTATCAGTTTCAagtacagaacgtctacggacgttccgattccaaatGTCATAccacctattatgaaccatcaatgatccatggtctctgtccgtgaaagggttaaagtaCTATTTTCCCAGTTTTCTCGCCTctggcccaactgggcaccctcaggcctttgtcttaaacgttgaaccgggtgagagccttcagtgctccccatttgtccggccaagtagtttatgccatctgcggcaaatatacaataagtcacgtaaaaaatacTCTGAGCAGAGAAACCTGAGCcttaaattacataacataacataaatagcctatatacatcccactgctgggcacaggcctcccctcaaccttGATTGAGCCTTAaattagtagttttttttttttgtttgtaataataattcgtTATCAGATGCTAAAACACACGAATGAAGTCGTTACCGATGCCAAGACGGTGATCTTGGTTGTAGCAGCTATCggttataatgtatttatttttgggaattttataaaaaagtacgATTATTTTAACTATCAATTttagatgtacagtcatgagcaatataatgtacccactttaggactctgtcgcactaacatatttgacatttagtgagacttacagttcaatttgtcaaaaaagttaatgtgacatggtaccaaagtgtatacatattaatgctcgtgaccgtacttgcgCACTCGTGCACTATTAATTTAAGTAACAATGTTTATTGAAACACACTGAGATTcaaatttcatatttataattagaatatttattttcttccaattcatctaaaaagcaatattgcaatttaacatttgcgcatataacagtaagtgcgcaatgattcttagatgaattgcttcaaagtgGCCTTTCCAGCGCATTGCCAAGGGGAATGCTGAAAATATATTTGCaccttgttatttttttttatttttaaaggtaGTCTTTTCTTTCAGACAGAGTGACAAATTGTCGATTAGGTTTATTAAGTAACGTTTTAGTCAACTGACAATAGCAATCACTTGCTTTGGTGATTCGACTTCGTTAACAGCATTCAAAAAAGGAACTCTACTGTTCATTCCCTATTAAGGTATCACCAATTTTCTTAATATATAtatcatattttatgtttaaaaattgATAGTTAAAACATCGTCCTATATTTAATTACGCTTCTTATTTTAGTCCTGTAGATAGTCTCGATCAAATCACAATATCAGTGCCTTAACAGTATACATAGCAGTGTTGCATAAATTCTGTGACTATTCAAtaagttaataataagtgcaCGCGTTTATTTTCTCACATTTCcatttatttttcaaacaaaaaatctaaaacgtgcgttttagaaaaaatatatcaaaagtgCTTTACGTTCCTATcgtttttaaatgaaaaaaatttCTAAAtcaatacattaaaaataaaatttttaacaaaaaaaaaaccgacttcaaacgcaaaactaaaaagcaataaataaatttacttcgcacaaagtaattagtacgtattttcaattagttaattaatttataattctgaagccggtgccaaggaaatgctacaacgaagtaccgattcatatatttttcaatactgattgttttgtaattttttgtttgacattgttttgtaattgctttgatataggtattaaacaatattgtgtgtacatagtaatttgatattgtagtagggttgttgtagcatttacttggcaccgacttcagaattataaattaattaactaattgaaaatacgtactaattactttgtgcgaagtaaatttatttattgctttttagttttgcgtttgaagtcggttttttttttgttaaaaattttattttattttacgattttaagtgatggttagaccgagcaaggatgcagacagacagattttctgatttatattcatatataataatataatatattattagtagtgatcacaattattattgatgaacatgtttacacacacacactcacacacgcgctaacgcacacgagcacacgcgcacgtacacagacacacgcacacacacacacacacatgtgtatgtgtacatacacacatgtggttgtcagtggaagctgctatcatacacactcacgcatacatatagatacagtagatttcgcgtggttcgctcgctgctaaagcagctcgcgtgtcctgtttattcgaaactgtccctcttcgtatggcggccatcttgtttttccgccattttgttttttttcaccggcgacagaatttgaccaagatttaaatgggtgtcgtggaaacaaacaaaatccaggtgcaataggtttgccagaccgtaggatgtctccctgattgggagcagttttcaaagatgacgttccgatcacacccctatacatcatttttacccccaagacattttctggaaaaacaaaattttgtatggcggccatcttgttttttcgccattttgtatttttttcaccggccattaaattcgaccaagatttaaataggtttcgtgaaagaaaaattggttcaggtgtgatagtttcgccaggccgtagggtgtcaccctgatgcggagcagttttcgaaaatcgggaagtatttccatacttaacatgacgatccgatcacaaccccgatatatattttatatcccgagacattttctgaaaaaacaaaattgtgtatggcggccatcttgtttttccgccattttgtttttttttacgcgctatggaatttgaccaagatttaaataagtgctctgaaagaaatattggttcacgtgcgatagttttgccaggccgtagagtatctctctgatgcggagcagtttttggtgaccagaaagtatttccgtactctacatgacgttttgagtaagcgccccatacattatttttacccaaacgggcttcttccaaaatcgacaaaattttgtatggcggccatcttttttttccgccattttgtttttttgcaccggcgattgaatttgatcaagatttaaatacgtttcgtgaaagaaaaattgctccaggttgtatagttttgccaggccatagggtatctccctgatgctgaccagttttcgaaggtcgggaagttttcctgaagcctaaagatcgatccgatcaatatgactttacaaacgcactagtcgctcctacgatttttgaaaattcccctcgatttctctggtcttccatcatcagatcctgacttccttgacatgggacccccttgggtatatctcctttcaaacaaaaaaagaattatcaaaatcggttcatatacgacgaagatatgcccgaacaaacataaaaaaaaaaaaaaaaaaaaaaaaatatacggtcgaattgagaacctcctccttttttgaagtcggtaaaaatgataataatcacAATTAAGttgtacattttaaaattttaa from the Pectinophora gossypiella chromosome 11, ilPecGoss1.1, whole genome shotgun sequence genome contains:
- the LOC126370736 gene encoding uncharacterized protein LOC126370736 isoform X2, translating into MRMASALPTLLAVLCGAVAGAGDVMANVSRVRRSPQPHHPHRVLTDEELDATAAWKRSHWREMQSILRHEGSNREVVECCPSVLEMVAKKGGRTPTGLYVELYEDGENKQRLYELSCAPGVVDKPCRFVDARLYNQSRCVQKYSYSYALVRYSAATEMPQHRHRTEGHFSVPGSGGWSMDYVIVRAGCECQITPPKRKSAHRKRLERHRQRKKNKRLEEEDET
- the LOC126370736 gene encoding uncharacterized protein LOC126370736 isoform X1, with protein sequence MIYSSPWTNLFLLMAINMVLCGAVAGAGDVMANVSRVRRSPQPHHPHRVLTDEELDATAAWKRSHWREMQSILRHEGSNREVVECCPSVLEMVAKKGGRTPTGLYVELYEDGENKQRLYELSCAPGVVDKPCRFVDARLYNQSRCVQKYSYSYALVRYSAATEMPQHRHRTEGHFSVPGSGGWSMDYVIVRAGCECQITPPKRKSAHRKRLERHRQRKKNKRLEEEDET